TCACTCAAAAAATGACTTAATAGATACTATTTCGTTTTCCCATTTTAGTTTTTTTCGGGCTTCTTCGCAAGCTTGTACATAAGTTGAATAGTTTTTTTCTATGTCTTCAATGCCTTTTTTTATTTCATGTAGCTCGTTTGTTTTAATGTATTTACCTACTTTGTAGGTATCAATGAAGTTTTTAATTTCAGTTACTTCTGTAGCTAACACAGGAATACCTGCATAAAGATATTCAAATATCTTGTTAGGTAGTGCATATTGGTAGCTTTTGCCCATATTTGTATCTAACAAGCATAATCCTATATGAGCTTGAATTGTGTAATAAGGCAAATCTGCTACGGGAATATGTCCCAAAAAATGGACTTTTTCGCAAAGCTTTTGATGAATTACCGTTTTTTTGAGATTATCCAATATATCCCCATTGCCTAAAAGTAGTAGTACATAATCCAATTCAGACATGGCGCTGATAATGGCTTCTAGTCCTCTGCCTACATTTATTGCACCTTGGTAAAGTAAAATTTTTTTATTGTAACGGATGCGTAAATTAGGTATATGTGAAGGAAAAGGTAGTTGAATAAAATTTTTTTGAGGAATGTTGCGTACTACTTTTACAGCTACGTGATATTTTTTTTGATATTCTTGGGCAATAGAAGGTGAAACTGTATATACATACCTTAATTTTGGAAATATCCACTTTTCTAACATAAGCCATATTTTTTTGGTCTTTGGGCGATGAACAAGTTCAGGGAGTTCTGTAAAGTATTCATGACTATCGTAAATTAGTCGCTTGCGCTTGAGAGTAGCTGCCAAAAAGTTAGCTAACAAGGTATCTAAATCTACACTTAACAAGATATCATATTTTTTGAATAGTAGTGTCAAAAGTAGAATTAAGTTGTAGGATGCATAAAACAAAGGACCTTTTTCAAAGGGTAAAAGCAATCTTTTGGTTTTGTAGGGTTGAGTAGTTAAAGGAGGTGAATGTTTCTTTTTTCTACCGATTATTTCTACTTCATAGCCTTGTTCAATCAGCCATAAAGCAGTTTTATGCATCCGGTATTCGTTTGAAAGATCGTTGGTTACTGAAATAATAACTTTTTTCTTTTTGTTCATAAGAAATAAAAAATAACACAGTAAAAGTTTACTGTGTTACGTAGTTTAGAAGACCAAGTAGATTAAAGTTTTTCTTTGTTTCCTGTTTTAGTAGTTTGTTGCTCGGTGGAAGTGGATATATTGGAATTATTTAGTGTGCCTGAGCTCATTTCCATTTTGAATTGTTTTAAGAGTTCTGCGGCGCGGAGTTTTTCTGCTTCTTCTTCCATTTTGAGTTTGGAAGTGTCTACGCTATCTATAGCCATTTCCATTTTAGCTTCGTTTTTGGCGGTTTCTTCGTTGATTCTTTGTATCATTTCGTCATGAGTAGCAGAGATGCCGTGCACTTCAAATTGCTCCATAGTATCGGCGATTTTAGCTTGCCATTTAGCTCGTTCGTGGGCACGAAGTGCTTCTTTGGCTTCTGCAATTTTTCTATCTTTTTCTTTCATGAAAGCTTTTTTGATTTCTAGGGCTTTTTCGTAAGCTTTTACTGCCATAGCGTGCTGCGATTCAGTTTGAGCAATGAGAGATTTGAGTTGTTCTAAACGTAGGGCATAGTTCATAGCAATATCATCTCGTCCTGCGGCAATAGCACTTTTTATTTTTGAGGTTACATCTTGGTACTCAGCTTTG
This Bacteroidia bacterium DNA region includes the following protein-coding sequences:
- a CDS encoding PspA/IM30 family protein, yielding MSLWKRFVRAIRALFGGAISAIEDPRLILEQNIRELNEQVPKMNQNIATVKASVTLLEKELNKYKAEYQDVTSKIKSAIAAGRDDIAMNYALRLEQLKSLIAQTESQHAMAVKAYEKALEIKKAFMKEKDRKIAEAKEALRAHERAKWQAKIADTMEQFEVHGISATHDEMIQRINEETAKNEAKMEMAIDSVDTSKLKMEEEAEKLRAAELLKQFKMEMSSGTLNNSNISTSTEQQTTKTGNKEKL
- a CDS encoding glycosyltransferase, which gives rise to MNKKKKVIISVTNDLSNEYRMHKTALWLIEQGYEVEIIGRKKKHSPPLTTQPYKTKRLLLPFEKGPLFYASYNLILLLTLLFKKYDILLSVDLDTLLANFLAATLKRKRLIYDSHEYFTELPELVHRPKTKKIWLMLEKWIFPKLRYVYTVSPSIAQEYQKKYHVAVKVVRNIPQKNFIQLPFPSHIPNLRIRYNKKILLYQGAINVGRGLEAIISAMSELDYVLLLLGNGDILDNLKKTVIHQKLCEKVHFLGHIPVADLPYYTIQAHIGLCLLDTNMGKSYQYALPNKIFEYLYAGIPVLATEVTEIKNFIDTYKVGKYIKTNELHEIKKGIEDIEKNYSTYVQACEEARKKLKWENEIVSIKSFFE